One Pseudomonas sp. MM213 genomic window, GTCTGGCGCGGGAAGTTCAGGCCGGGCATCTGCGTCCGGAAGACATCACCCCGGAACTGTTGCAAACCTGCCTGGCCACTGGCGATCTGCCGTTGCCGGACTTGTGCATCCGTACCGGTGGCGAGCACCGCATCAGCAACTTCCTGCTGTGGCAACTGGCCTACGCCGAGTTGTACTTCTCCGACCTGTTCTGGCCGGACTTCAAACACGACGCCATGCGCACCGCGCTGGCCGATTTCGCTTCTCGCCAGCGCCGCTTCGGTAAAACGAGCGAGCAGGTCGAGGCTGGGGCCCGGGTTTAATGCTCAAACAACGAATCATCACCGCGCTGATCCTGTTGCCGATCGCCTTGTGCGGGTTTTTCCTGCTCGAAGGCTCCGGTTTCGCGCTGTTCATCGGGCTGGTCGTGACCCTCGGTGCCTGGGAATGGGCGCGTCTGGCGGGCTTCACTGAGCAGCCGATCCGCGTTGCCTATGCTGCAGTCGTCGCGTTGATGCTGTTTGTCATGCATATCCTGCCGGGCCTGGCACCTTGGGTGTTGGGCGCTTCGGTGCTGTGGTGGGGCGTGGCGACGTACCTGGTGTTGACGTATCCGCGTTCGAGCGAGCGTTGGTCCAGTGCGGCGACCAAACTGGTGATCGGTCTGTTGATTCTCCTGCCGGCCTGGCAAGGTCTGGTGCAGATCAAACAATACCCATTGGGCAACTGGTTGATCATGGCCGTCATGGTGCTGGTCTGGGGTGCCGACATCGGTGCTTACTTTTCCGGTCGGGCCTTCGGCAAGCGCAAGCTGGCACCGCAGGTCAGTCCCGGCAAGAGCTGGGAAGGCGTGTATGGCGGTCTGGCGCTGAGCCTGGTCATCACCGTCATTGTCGGCCTGGTTCGCGACTGGACGGTTGCCGAGCTTTTCAAAGGGTTGATCGGTGCCGCAATTATCGTGTTCATCTCGGTAGTGGGTGACCTCACCGAAAGCATGTTCAAGCGCCAGTCCGGGGTCAAGGACAGCAGCAATCTGCTGCCCGGCCACGGTGGTGTACTCGATCGCATCGACAGCCTGACGGCAGCGATCCCGGTGTTCGCGGTGTTGTTGTGGATGGCTGCACCGTGAGCCGCCCTCAACAGATTACCGTTCTGGGGGCTACCGGCTCGATCGGTCTGAGTACGCTCGACGTCATCGCTCGTCATCCTGAGCGTTATCAGGTGTTCGCCTTGAGCGGTTTCACTCGCCTGAGTGAGTTGTTCGCGTTGTGCGTCCGTCATACGCCACGGTTTGCCGTTGTGCCAGAGCAGGGCGCTGCCCGAGGCTTGCAGGACGACTTGCGTGCGGCCGGGTTGTCGACCCGCGTTCTGGTGGGGGAGGAGGGGCTGTGTCAGGTCGCTGCCGATCCTGAGGTCGATGCCGTCATGGCCGCCATTGTTGGCGCGGCGGGCCTGCGCCCGACGCTGGCGGCGGTCGAGGCTGGCAAGAAAATACTCCTGGCCAACAAAGAAGCACTGGTGATGTCCGGTGCGTTATTCATGCAGGCCGTGCGTAAAAGCGGTTCGGTGCTGCTGCCGATCGACAGCGAGCACAACGCGATTTTCCAGTGCATGCCGCAGGATTTTGCTCGTGGGCTGGGTGCGGTCGGTGTCCGTCGGATCTTGCTGACAGCTTCCGGTGGTCCTTTCCGTCAGACGCCCATGGCTGAGCTGGTGCATGTAACCCCTGATCAGGCGTGTGCCCATCCGAACTGGTCCATGGGGCGCAAGATTTCGGTAGATTCGGCCAGCATGATGAACAAAGGCCTCGAGCTGATCGAAGCCTGCTGGCTGTTTGATGCCAAGCCGTCCCAGGTCGAAGTGGTGATTCACCCGCAGAGCGTGATTCATTCGCTTGTCGATTACATCGATGGTTCGGTCCTGGCTCAGTTGGGTAATCCCGACATGCGCACGCCTATTGCCAATGCGCTCGCCTGGCCGGAGCGTATTGATTCGGGTGTCGCACCGCTGGATCTGTTTGCCATTGCGCGCCTGGATTTCCAGGCTCCCGATGAAGAGCGTTTCCCATGCCTGCGCCTGGCGCGTCAGGCCGCAGAGGCTGGCAATAGCGCGCCAGCCATGCTCAATGCGGCGAATGAAGTGGCTGTCGCGGCCTTTCTCGACGGGCGGGTTCGCTATCTGGAAATCGCGAGTATCATCGAAGAAGTGTTAAATCTCGAGCCCGTGGTTGCGGTGGATGATCTCGAGGCGGTGTTCACGGCTGACGCGAAAGCGCGAGTACTGGCCGGGCAGTGGTTGAGTCGTCACGGGCGGTAAGTGCTGCAATACGTTGGCCCATGCAGCACCGGATAAGTTGCGGAGAAAGTAGATGAGCGCGCTCTATATGATTGTCGGCACCCTGGTAGCCCTGGGCGTGCTGGTCACTTTCCACGAATTCGGCCATTTCTGGGTCGCACGTCGCTGTGGAGTCAAAGTGCTGCGTTTCTCCGTGGGCTTCGGTATGCCGTTGCTGCGCTGGCACGACAAGAAAGGCACTGAATTCGTGATTGCCGCCATCCCGCTGGGTGGCTACGTGAAAATGCTCGACGAGCGCGAAGGTGAAGTGCCGGCCGATCAGCTCGATCAATCCTTCAATCGCAAATCCGTCCGTCAGCGCATTGCTATCGTGTCGGCGGGGCCGATTGCCAACTTCTTGCTGGCGATGATTTTTTTCTGGGTGCTCGCCATGCTTGGCAGCGAGCAGGTGCGGCCAGTCATTGGTGCCGTTGAGTCCGGCAGTATCGCCGCCAGGGCGGGTTTGAGTGCAGGTCAGGAAATTGTTGCCATTGATGGTGAGCCGACTTCGGGCTGGGGTGCAGTAAATCTGCAACTGGTTCGCCGTCTTGGTGAAAGCGGTTCCCTTCAGTTGCTGGTTCGTGAGCAGGGTTCCACAGCGGATTCGCCGCGTGAGCTGGTGCTGGATAAATGGCTCAAGGGCGCTGACGAGCCGGATCCGATTCGCTCGCTGGGTATTCGCCCATGGCGTCCGGCGTTGCCGCCGGTGCTGGCGGAACTCGATCCGAAAGGCCCGGCGCAGGCTGCCGGTCTGAAAACCGGTGACCGATTGTTGACCCTGGATGGCAAGGCGCTCGATGACTGGCAACAAGTGGTCGATATCGTCCGTATTCATCCTGATACCAAAATCATGCTGCGCGTCGAGCGCGATGGTGCTCAAATCGACGTCCCTGTGACGCTGGCTTCTCGCGGCGAGAAAAAGTCGCCCAGTGGTTATCTCGGTGCCGGGGTGAAAGCGATCGATTGGCCGCCGGAGATGATTCGCGAGGTCAGTTACGGTCCTTTGGCCGCGATTGGCGAGGGGGCTCGACGCACCTGGACCATGAGCATACTGACCCTCGATTCGCTCAAGAAAATGTTGTTCGGTGAGCTCTCGGTAAAAAACTTGAGTGGACCGATAACCATTGCTAAAGTGGCGGGCGCTTCTGCCCAGTCGGGCGTCGCTGATTTCCTGAATTTCCTTGCTTATCTGAGTATTAGCCTGGGTGTTCTGAATTTGTTGCCCATTCCGGTACTGGATGGGGGGCATTTGTTGTTTTATCTGATTGAGTGGGCGCGTGGTCGCCCCTTGTCGGATCGGGTGCAGGGTTGGGGGATACAGATCGGCATCAGTTTGGTGGTCGGGGTGATGTTGCTCGCTCTGGTCAATGATTTGGGTCGTCTGTAACACTTCGCTGAATTGCGAATCTGCCGCATTTTGCGGCAGTTTGTTTATTGCCAGTTGGAATAAGAAAGGACTTCATGAAACGTCTGCTGCTAACTGCGGTTCTCACCGTATTGATGATCGCCGAAGTTCACGCCGAGTCCTTCACTATCTCTGATATTCGCGTCAATGGCCTCCAGCGGGTCTCCGCGGGTAGCGTCTTTGGTGCCTTGCCGTTGAACGTCGGTGAACAGGCGGATGATCGTCGCCTGGTGGAATCCACTCGTGCGCTGTTCAAAACCGGGTTCTTTCAAGATATCCAGCTGGGCCGTGATGGCAACGTCCTGGTCATTACTGTAGTCGAGCGTCCGTCCGTCGCCAGTATCGAGATCGAGGGTAACAAGGCGATCTCCACTGAAGACCTGATGAAGGGCCTCAAACAGTCCGGTCTGGCCGAAGGCGAGATCTTCCAGCGCGCCACCCTCGAAGGTGTTCGTAACGAGCTGCAGCGCCAGTACGTCGCTCAGGGCCGCTACTCGGCTACCGTTGACACCGAAGTGGTGCCGCAGCCGCGTAACCGCGTCGGCCTCAAGGTCAATATCAACGAAGGCACCGTTGCAGCTATCCAGCACATCAACGTGGTGGGTAACACGGTCTTTCCTGATGAAGACCTGATCGACCTGTTCGAACTCAAGACCACCAACTGGTTGTCGTTCTTCAAGAACGACGACAAGTACGCTCGTGAAAAACTGTCCGGTGACCTGGAGCGTCTGCGTTCCTACTACCTGGACCGTGGCTATATCAACATGGATATCGCTTCGACCCAGGTGTCCATCACCCCGGACAAGAAGCACGTCTACATCACCGTCAACGTCAACGAAGGCGAGAAGTACACCGTTCGTGACGTCAAGCTGAGCGGCGACCTGAAAGTTCCTGAAGACCAGGTCAAGTCCCTGCTGCTGGTGCAGAAAGGCCAGGTGTTCTCGCGCAAGCTGATGACCACTACGTCCGAACTGATCACCCGTCGCCTGGGTAACGAGGGTTACACCTTCGCCAACGTCAACGGCGTACCTCAGCCGCACGATGAAGACCACACCGTAGATATCACTTTCGCGGTCGATCCGGGCAAGCGTGCTTACGTTAACCGCATCAACTTCCGTGGCAACACCAAGTCCGAAGACGAAGTGCTGCGCCGTGAAATGCGTCAGATGGAAGGCGGCTGGGCTTCGACTTACCTGATCGACCAATCCAAGACCCGTCTTGAGCGTCTGGGCTTCTTCAAGGAAGTCAACGTCGAAACCCCGGCTGTACCGGGTGTCGATGACCAGGTTGACGTGAACTACAGCGTTGAAGAGCAAGCGTCCGGTTCGATTACCGCCAGTGTCGGCTTTGCACAGAGTGCCGGTCTGATCCTCGGTGGTTCGATCACCCAGAACAACTTCCTCGGTACCGGTAACAAGGTCAGCGTTGGCTTGACCCGCAGTGAATACCAGAGCCGCTATAACTTCGGTTATGTCGACCCGTACTGGACTGCAGACGGTGTGAGCCTGGGTTACAACGCGTTCTATCGCACCACTGACTACAAAGACCTCGACGTCGACGTTGCCAGCTATGCGGTAGACAGCTACGGTGCCGGCGCGAGCGTTGGTTATCCGATCAGCGAGACTTCGCGTCTGACGTTCGGCCTGACTGCACAACAGGACAAGATCAAGACTGGCCTGTACACCGTTGACGAAATCTTCGACTTCGTTAACAAGGAAGGCGACAGCTACCTGAACTTCAAGGCTTCGGCCGGTTGGTCCGAGTCGACCCTGAACAAAGGCGTACTGGCGACCCGTGGTCATTCGCAAAGCCTTGTGCTGGAAACCACGACCCCTGGCAGCGACCTGTCGTTCTTCAAACTCGACTACCGTGGCCAGTTGTTCCAGCCGTTGACCGAAAACTACACCATGCGCCTGCATACCGAACTGGGTTATGGCGATGGCTACGGTTCGACCGATGGCTTGCCGTTCTATGAAAACTACTATGCTGGTGGTTTCAACTCGGTTCGTGGCTTCAAGGACAGCACCCTGGGGCCTCGCAGTACTCCAAGTACCGGCAAGAACCCTGGCACTGCGCTCGATCCGGACCAGGATCCGCTGCCGTTCGGTGGTAACGTCCTGATCCAGGGCGGTGTGGAGGTTCTTTTCCCTCTGCCGTTCGTCAAGGATCAGCGTTCCCTGCGCACCTCGGTATTCTGGGACGTGGGTAACGTGTTCGACTCGCAGTGCAAGTCGACCACCAATGCCGATGGTTCGAAGTCCAATACACAGTGCAACGACATCAGCCTGAGCAACATGGCCAGCTCTGTCGGTGTAGGCGTGACATGGGTTACCGCACTGGGTCCTCTGAGTTTCGCGTTGGCCATGCCGATCAAGAAACCGGATGAGGCTGAAACTCAAGTGTTCCAATTCTCCCTCGGCCAGACGTTCTAAGCGTCTGACCCAAGATAACGACAATGGATTTTGTAGGAGTGCATCGTGCGTAAGTTGACTCAATTGGTTCTCCTGGCGACCGTACTGGTAGCAGGCCCGGCTTTTGCCGACATGAAAATTGCCGTTCTGAACTATCAAATGGCTTTGCTGGAATCCGATGCGGCCAAGAAGTACGCCGTGGATGCCGAGAAGAAGTTCGGCCCGCAACTGACCAAGCTCAAGACGCTGGAAAGCAGTGCCAAGGGTATTCAGGACCGTCTGATGACTGGCGGCGACAAGATGCAGCAAGGCGAGCGTGAGCGTCTGGAGCTTGAATTCAAGCAAAAGGCCCGTGACTTCCAGTTCCAGTCCAAGGAATTGAACGAAGCCAAAGCCGTTGCCGACCGTGAAATGCTGAAGCAGCTCAAGCCGAAACTGGACAGCGCTGTGGAAGAAGTCATCAAGAAAGGTGCTTTTGACCTGGTCTTCGAGCGTGGCGCAGTGATTGATGTCAAACCTCAGTACGACATCACTCGCCAGGTTATCGAGCGCATGAATCAGCTGAAGTAATCCATGACAGCGACCATAAAACTCGGCCAGTTGGCCGAGTTCCTCGGCGCCACCCTACGTGGCGACCCAGAGAAGGAAATTACTGGGCTAGCCACTTTGCAAGAGGCTGGCCCAGCTCAGTTGAGCTTTCTGGCAAATCCTCAGTACCGCAAATACCTGGCTGACAGCCGGGCTGCAGCACTGTTGCTGAAAGCCGCTGACGCTGAAGGTTTTGCCGGGAATGCATTGGTCGTACCTGATCCGTACGCTGCCTACGCTCGTGTTTCCCACCTGTTCGATCCCAAGCCCAAGGCGGCTGCCGGCATTCATCCGACCGCAGTGATTGCGGCGGACGCGGTGGTTGATCCAGCGGCGAGCATCGGTGCCTTTGTGGTCATCGAGAGCGGGGCGCGAGTTGATGCAGGTACGACCATTGGCGCGCATTGCTTCATCGGCGCTCGTAGCGTTATCGGCGAAGGTGGCTGGCTCGCACCGCGCGTCACGCTGTATCACGACGTGCGTATCGGCAAGCGGGTGGTGATTCAGTCCGGTGCAGTATTGGGTGGCGAAGGCTTCGGCTTTGCCAACGAGAAAGGCATCTGGCAGAAAATCGCCCAGATCGGTGGCGTTCTGGTCGGTGACGATGTGGAGATCGGCGTGAATACCGCCATCGACCGCGGTGCACTGGCCGATACCATTCTTGGTAATGGCGTCAAGCTCGACAATCAGATTCAGATCGCCCACAACGTTCAAGTTGGTGATCACACTGCCATGGCGGCGTGCGTGGGGATTTCCGGCAGCACCAAAATCGGCAAGCATTGCATGCTCGCCGGTGGCGTAGGGCTGGTGGGACATATCGAAATTTGTGACAAGGTTTTCATTACCGGGATGACCATGGTGACCCACTCGATTACCGAGCCGGGTTCCTATTCTTCCGGTACGGCCATGCAACCGGCTGCCGAATGGCGCAAAAGCGCGGCACGTATCCGTCAGCTCGATGACATCGCGCGGCGGCTGCGACAGCTGGAAAAGCGAGTAGGGGAAGTGACCCCTGACGGTATTGCTTCATCAGATGGCTGATACCATTTCCATATCAAGTGTGCACAGCCGCTAGACTGCCTCCTTGATTTGCTAGAGGAGCGCGCGTCAGTCGCGCGTTCCCAATCTTTACATAGGCTTCCCCCCGAAATGATGGACATCAACGAGATTCGCGAATACCTGCCTCACCGTTACCCGTTCCTGCTGGTGGACCGGGTCGTGGATCTGGATGTGGAAGGCAAGCGCATTCGCGCCTACAAGAATGTCAGCATCAACGAACCGTTCTTCAATGGTCACTTCCCTGCGCATCCAATCATGCCGGGCGTACTGATCATCGAAGCGATGGCTCAGGCTGCCGGGATCCTTGGTTTCAAGATGCTGGACGTGAAGCCGGCTGATGGCACCCTGTACTACTTCGTAGGCTCCGACAAACTGCGTTTCCGTCAGCCGGTCAAGCCTGGCGACCAGTTAATCCTTGAAGCCACGTTCATCAGCTGCAAACGCAAGATCTGGAAGTTCGAATGCCAGGCATCGGTAGATGGCAAGCCGGTCTGCTCGGCCGAGATCATCTGTGCGGAACAAAAAGTATGAGTTTGATTGACCCTCGCGCAATCATCGATCCGACGGCCATCCTGGCCGACGACGTCGAGGTCGGCCCTTGGTCGATCGTCGGCGCTGGTGTGGAAATCGGCGAGGGGACAGTGATTGGGCCGCATGTGATTCTCAAAGGCCCGACCCGAATCGGTAAGCACAACCGCATCTACCAGTTTTCTTCGGTAGGCGAAGACACGCCCGATCTGAAATACAAGGGTGAAGAAACCCGTCTGGTCATCGGTGACCACAACGTCATCCGTGAAGGCGTGACCATTCACCGCGGGACCATTCAGGACCGTTCCGAAACGACCCTGGGCGATCACAACCTGATCATGGCCTACGCTCACATCGGCCACGACAGCGTCATCGGCAACCATTGCATCCTGGTCAACAACACCGCGTTGGCGGGCCATGTGCATGTTGAAGACTGGGCGATCCTGTCCGGTTTTACCCTGGTTCACCAGTATTGCCACATCGGCGCCCACAGCTTTTCCGGTATGGGTACCGCCATTGGCAAGGACGTTCCAGCGTACGTCACGGTGTTCGGCAACCCGGCCGAAGCGCGCAGCATGAACTTCGAAGGCATGCGCCGTCGTGGTTTCAGCGAAGACGCGATCCACGCCCTGCGCCGTGCCTACAAGGTGGTTTATCGCCAGGGCCTCACGGTTGAGCAGGCACTCGCGGAGCTGGCCGAACCTTCGGAGCAGTTTCCGGAAGTTGCGGTGTTCCGTGACTCCATCCAGTCTTCGACCCGCGGCATCACACGTTAATCATGGCTAATCTGCGTATTGCGCTGGTGGCGGGTGAGGCTTCCGGTGACATTCTGGGCGCCGGTCTCATGCGTGCGCTCAAGGCTCAGCATCCGGCGGTCGAGTTCATCGGTGTCGGTGGCCCGCTGATGCAGGCCGAAGGCCTGACCTCGTATTTTCCGATGGAACGTCTCTCGGTCATGGGGCTGGTGGAAGTGCTCGGTCGGCTGCGCGAGTTGTTGAAACGCCGCAAGAAGCTGATCGCAGACCTGATCGCCGAGAAACCGGACGTGTTCATCGGTATCGATGCGCCGGATTTCAACCTCAATATCGAACTGAAGCTGCGTCAGGCCGGGATCAAGACCGTGCATTACGTTAGTCCGTCGGTGTGGGCGTGGCGGCAGAAGCGGGTGCTGAAGATTCGCGAAGGTTGCGACCTGATGCTGACGCTGTTCCCGTTCGAAGCGAAATTCTATGAAGAGAAGGGCGTGCCGGTGCGGTTTGTCGGTCACACCTTGGCCGATGCGATACCCCTTGAGGCTGATCGTCGCGCCGCACGCGCCGAGCTCGGTTTGCCTGATGGCCCATTGGTCGCGCTGATGCCGGGCAGTCGCGGTGGCGAAGTCGGGCGTCTGGGCGCTTTGTTCCTCGATGCCGCCGAGCGTTTGCGTGCCATGCGCCCTGGCGTGCGTTTCATTATTCCTTGCGCCAGCCCTCAGCGCCGCGCGCAGCTTGAAGAGCTGCTGGCCGGTCGCGATCTGCCGCTGACCCTGCTCGACGGCAAGTCCCATCTGGCACTGGCCGCCTGCGACGCAGTGTTGATTGCCTCCGGAACGGCGACCCTCGAAGCCTTGCTGTACAAGCGTCCGATGGTGGTGGCTTATCGCCTGGCACCGCTGACGTTCTGGATCCTCAAGCGCATGGTGAAAAGCCCTTACGTCTCGTTGCCGAACCTGCTCGCTCAGCGCCTCTTGGTACCTGAATTGTTACAGGACGATGCAACGGTTGAAGCCTTGGCCCAGACGCTGTCGCCCCTGATCGAAGGTGGCGAAGAGCAGACCCGCGGCTTCGACGAAATCCACCGGACCTTGCGCCTGGATGCCTCCAATCAGGCGGCGGACGCGGTACTGAATCTGATCGGCAAAACACAATGACAAAAGCACAACAGATGGGCCTCGATTTCACCCTGGTCGCCGAAGTCGAAGAGCTGGTTGCCGGTGTGGATGAAGTCGGTCGCGGCCCGCTCTGTGGCGCTGTGGTGACGGCAGCGGTGATCCTCGATCCGAATCGTCCGATCCTTGGCCTCAACGATTCGAAGAAGCTCACCGAAGCCCGCCGCGAAAAACTCTTCGACGAAATCTGCGAAAAAGCCCTGAGCTGGTGCATCGCTCGCGCGGAAGTCGAAGAAATCGACGAGCTGAACATCCTGCATGCCACCATGCTGGCCATGCAGCGTGCGATCGAAGGCCTGCACATTCAGCCAAAACTGGCGATGATCGACGGTAACCGCTGCCCGAAACTGGCCATGCGCGCTGAAGCCGTGGTCAAGGGCGACAGCAAGGTCCCTGCCATCGCCGCGGCCTCGATTCTGGCCAAGGTCAGCCGCGACCGTGAAATGGCGGCATTTGAACTGATTTACCCGGGTTACGGCATCGGCGGTCACAAAGGCTACCCGACGCCCGTTCATCTGGAAGCGCTGGCACGCTTGGGGCCGACGCCGATTCACCGCCGCTCGTTCGCACCGGTGCGGTTGGCGTATGAGGCGCGGGAAAGCCTCATCGAGAGTTAGTCGCGAGGCTGATGTTTTCGCCAAGGCCCGGTACAATCCGGGCCTTGTTGTTTTCATGACATAACGCAGGATCACTATGCCGGCTTCATTCGTTCACCTACGCCTGCACACTGAATACTCCCTGGTCGACGGTCTGGTGCGGATCAAACCGCTGGTCAAGACCCTGGTCGGCATGAACATGCCTGCCGTAGCGGTCACTGACCAGAACAACATGTGTTCCCTGGTCAAATTCTATAAAGCCTCGATGGGCGCAGGCATCAAGCCGATCTGCGGCGCCGACTTGTGGCTGTCGAACAAGGACCCGGACAACGCCCTGAGCCGGATCAGCCTGCTGGCGATGAACGCTGTCGGCTATCGCAACCTGACTGAGCTGATCTCCCGCGGTTTCATCGACGGCCAGCGTAATGGCTCGATCATCATCGAGCGTGAGTGGGTGGCCGAGGCCAGCGAAGGCTTGATCATGCTGTCGGCGGCGAAGGAAGGCGAAATCGGCCTGGCCATGCTCAGCGGCAATCCGGCGGAAGCGGAAAAACTGGCACGCGAATGGATGGCGGTGTTCCCGGATCGTTTCTATCTGGAAATCCAGCGCACCAACCGCCCTAACGATGAAGAACAACTGCACGGCGCCGTGGCCCTGGCCGAGAAAATCGGCGCGCCACTGGTAGCGACCAACGACGTGCGCTTCATCAAGCAGGAAGACTTCGCCGCTCACGAAACCCGCGTCTGCATCGGTGAGGGCCGTGCCCTCGACGATCCGCGGCGGTCGAAGAATTACAGCGATCAGCAATACCTCAAAAGCGCCGAGGAAATGGCCGAGCTGTTCAGCGACATTCCCGAGGCGCTGGAAAACACCGTCGAGATCGCCAAGCGCTGCAACATCGAAGTGAAGCTGGGCACGCACTTCCTGCCCAACTTCCCGATTCCCGATGGCATGACCATCGACGAATATTTCCGCAAGGTGTCCTTCGATGGCCTGGAAGAACGGCTGACCGTTCTGCTGCCCAAGGACACCACCGAAGACTATGAAGCCAAGCGCCAGGTCTACGTCGACCGGTTGAATTTCGAGCTGGATATCATCATCCAGATGGGCTTCCCCGGTTACTTCCTGATCGTTATGGACTTTATCCAGTGGGCCAAGAGCAACGGTGTGCCGGTAGGCCCTGGCC contains:
- the rnhB gene encoding ribonuclease HII yields the protein MTKAQQMGLDFTLVAEVEELVAGVDEVGRGPLCGAVVTAAVILDPNRPILGLNDSKKLTEARREKLFDEICEKALSWCIARAEVEEIDELNILHATMLAMQRAIEGLHIQPKLAMIDGNRCPKLAMRAEAVVKGDSKVPAIAAASILAKVSRDREMAAFELIYPGYGIGGHKGYPTPVHLEALARLGPTPIHRRSFAPVRLAYEARESLIES